The following are from one region of the Actinoplanes sp. L3-i22 genome:
- a CDS encoding GPP34 family phosphoprotein produces MNLLEEFTLLAHDQLGRRIIDSTRVDHGLGGAVLLELALAERIDVVDRRVVTRGTGSLGDPLLDDAWARIATDRRSRKPVDWVKWFAKGTQRRVVEGLAAAGVLRIERSRVLGVFPRTRYPAAFGTEPVARTEAREKLRAAVLGAGPVPPRTAALCALAAATELDRKILADLDRRVVRARLKEIGQGDWAAAAVRKAIQDIQAAIMAGAVAASTAAVISS; encoded by the coding sequence ATGAACCTCCTCGAAGAGTTCACGCTCCTCGCCCACGATCAACTCGGCCGCCGGATCATCGACAGCACCCGGGTCGATCACGGCCTGGGCGGAGCCGTGTTGCTGGAGCTGGCGCTCGCCGAGCGGATCGACGTGGTGGACCGCCGGGTGGTGACCCGGGGCACCGGCTCGCTGGGTGACCCGCTGCTCGACGACGCCTGGGCGCGGATCGCCACCGACCGCCGGTCCCGCAAGCCGGTGGACTGGGTGAAGTGGTTCGCCAAGGGCACCCAGCGCCGGGTGGTCGAGGGTCTGGCCGCGGCCGGCGTGCTGCGGATCGAACGGAGCCGGGTGCTCGGTGTCTTTCCGCGGACCCGGTACCCGGCCGCCTTCGGCACCGAGCCGGTGGCGCGGACCGAGGCACGGGAGAAGCTCCGGGCGGCGGTGCTCGGGGCGGGACCGGTCCCACCCCGTACGGCCGCGCTCTGTGCCTTGGCGGCCGCAACCGAGCTGGACCGCAAGATTCTCGCGGACCTGGACCGGAGAGTGGTCCGGGCCCGGCTGAAGGAGATCGGGCAGGGCGACTGGGCCGCCGCCGCGGTCCGCAAGGCGATCCAGGACATCCAGGCCGCGATCATGGCCGGCGCGGTCGCCGCGAGCACGGCGGCCGTGATCAGCTCATGA
- a CDS encoding hemolysin family protein: protein MDGLLLTAVLPLAAFALLTVGNAFFVAAEFGLVTVDRAEIDQRAKAGDRRAKTVRTALHELSFQLSGAQLGITLTALLTGYLAEPALSRLISPVVEPVTGSATETVTHVLALVVATLVSMLFGELVPKNAALARPMPLALATAAPLRGFSRLLKPMITALNGTANWLVRRLGIEPQEELASARSPEELGLLAAISARAGALPAETATLMRRTIRFGEKRAAKAMTPRVDVVGLKTTASVADLITIARRTGHTRFPVYENTLDVVTGVAGVNDALGVPPERRAATKVSAVAREPVYVPESLGLDKVLAALRAADADLAIVVDEYGGTDGVVSVEDLIEELVGEIADEYDTEVGETGTAELTAPGGEKTFLVDGLLREDEVLEQTGFQLPEGPYETLAGFLLARLGHIPVVGESLEENAWEFTVMEVDRHRIEQVRVVAPPEEPADD from the coding sequence ATGGACGGCCTGCTCCTGACCGCGGTGCTCCCGCTGGCGGCGTTCGCGCTGCTGACGGTGGGCAACGCGTTTTTCGTGGCCGCCGAGTTCGGCCTGGTCACCGTCGACCGGGCGGAGATCGATCAGCGTGCCAAGGCGGGTGACCGCCGGGCCAAGACGGTCCGAACCGCGCTGCACGAGCTGTCCTTTCAGCTCTCCGGCGCCCAGCTCGGCATCACACTTACCGCACTGCTCACCGGCTATCTGGCCGAGCCGGCGCTGTCCCGGCTGATCAGCCCGGTGGTCGAGCCGGTGACCGGATCCGCCACCGAGACCGTCACGCACGTGCTCGCGCTGGTCGTCGCCACCCTGGTGTCGATGCTCTTCGGCGAGCTGGTGCCGAAGAACGCGGCGCTGGCCCGCCCGATGCCGCTGGCCCTGGCCACCGCGGCCCCGCTGCGCGGCTTCTCCCGGCTGCTCAAGCCGATGATCACCGCGCTGAACGGGACGGCCAACTGGCTGGTCCGCCGGCTCGGCATCGAGCCGCAGGAAGAGCTGGCCAGCGCCCGCTCGCCGGAGGAGCTGGGCCTGCTCGCCGCGATCAGCGCCCGGGCCGGCGCGCTGCCGGCCGAGACGGCGACGCTGATGCGCCGCACGATCCGGTTCGGGGAGAAACGCGCCGCCAAGGCGATGACCCCGCGGGTCGACGTGGTCGGGCTGAAGACCACGGCCAGCGTTGCCGACCTGATCACGATCGCCCGGCGGACCGGGCACACCCGCTTTCCGGTGTACGAGAACACGCTCGACGTCGTCACCGGCGTGGCCGGGGTCAACGACGCGCTCGGCGTCCCGCCCGAACGGCGGGCTGCGACCAAGGTCTCGGCCGTTGCACGGGAGCCGGTGTACGTACCGGAAAGTCTTGGTCTTGACAAGGTTTTGGCTGCTCTTCGGGCTGCCGACGCCGACCTGGCGATCGTCGTCGACGAGTACGGCGGCACCGACGGCGTGGTGAGCGTCGAGGATCTGATCGAGGAGCTCGTCGGGGAGATCGCCGACGAGTACGACACCGAGGTCGGCGAGACCGGCACCGCCGAGCTGACCGCCCCGGGCGGCGAGAAGACGTTCCTGGTCGACGGCCTCCTGCGGGAGGACGAGGTGCTGGAGCAGACCGGCTTCCAGCTGCCGGAGGGGCCCTACGAGACGCTCGCCGGCTTCCTGCTGGCCCGGCTCGGGCACATCCCGGTGGTCGGCGAGTCCCTGGAGGAGAACGCGTGGGAGTTCACCGTCATGGAGGTGGACCGGCACCGCATCGAGCAGGTCCGGGTCGTCGCCCCGCCCGAGGAGCCGGCCGATGACTAA
- a CDS encoding hemolysin family protein, whose translation MTNVIITVVLLLGNGVFVGGEFALIASRRTALEPLAETSQPARWALSAMNQIPLMIAGAQLGITICSLALGAIAEPALAHVLEGPFHSIGLPERAVHPVAFVLALMVVVFLHTVIGEMVPKNITLAGPERSALILGPFMLAFCTATKPLLVAMRWASRTVLRLWKIEATDAVKTVFTAEELAGMVTQARSEGLLGSEQYARIHAALGLNNRTAADTLLPWSRVTTVAADVSPATLEAVATRSGRSRFPVVQRDTRRVLGFVHVKDVLGIPGSQRRLPIPAEVIRPLAVVSPERSLAELLLTMRRDRLHIVLVSDGRRPLGVITLDDVLHAVIGEPAHAAVSAR comes from the coding sequence ATGACTAACGTGATCATCACGGTGGTGCTGCTGCTCGGCAACGGCGTCTTCGTCGGCGGCGAGTTCGCGCTGATCGCCTCCCGGCGGACCGCGCTCGAACCGCTCGCCGAGACCTCGCAGCCGGCCCGCTGGGCGCTGTCGGCGATGAACCAGATCCCGCTGATGATCGCCGGTGCCCAGCTCGGCATCACGATCTGCTCGCTGGCGCTCGGCGCGATCGCCGAGCCGGCCCTGGCCCACGTGCTGGAGGGGCCGTTCCACTCGATCGGCCTGCCCGAGCGCGCGGTGCACCCGGTCGCGTTCGTGCTGGCCCTGATGGTCGTGGTCTTCCTGCACACAGTCATCGGCGAGATGGTGCCGAAGAACATCACGCTGGCCGGGCCAGAGCGGTCCGCGCTCATCCTCGGGCCGTTCATGCTGGCTTTCTGTACGGCGACGAAGCCGCTCCTGGTCGCGATGCGCTGGGCGTCCCGGACCGTGCTGCGACTGTGGAAGATCGAGGCGACCGACGCGGTCAAGACGGTGTTCACGGCCGAGGAGCTGGCCGGGATGGTCACCCAGGCGCGGAGCGAGGGGCTGCTCGGCTCGGAGCAGTACGCGCGGATCCACGCCGCGCTCGGCCTGAACAACCGGACCGCGGCCGACACGCTGCTGCCGTGGTCGCGGGTGACGACGGTGGCGGCGGACGTGTCACCGGCCACGCTGGAGGCGGTGGCGACCCGGAGCGGGCGCTCGCGGTTCCCGGTGGTGCAGCGGGACACCCGGCGGGTGCTGGGGTTCGTGCACGTCAAGGATGTGCTCGGGATCCCCGGCTCGCAGCGGCGGCTGCCGATCCCGGCCGAGGTGATCCGGCCGCTGGCCGTGGTGTCGCCGGAGCGGAGCCTGGCCGAGCTGCTGCTGACCATGCGGCGGGATCGGCTGCACATCGTGCTGGTCAGCGACGGGCGGCGGCCGCTCGGGGTGATCACGTTGGATGACGTGCTGCACGCGGTGATCGGAGAGCCGGCGCACGCGGCGGTGTCGGCGCGCTGA
- a CDS encoding LamG-like jellyroll fold domain-containing protein, giving the protein MFRSRRRAVPIGALSATLVLGSLFFLTPRVVSTPAGAHPALEILPSPTAGVLPNAARFPAPADLSRVQTASAPVALRYDFDDGVGKPIEDTSGEHELRPLGENGGTLRLVPGGTGLAVAYPDRCNLPKERECPRAILEGQRDDSLNPGRRPLRYGASVLMTHGDLADGANVVQKGYSVGGVSQFKLQVDHKQGHPSCVIAGNRARIYRAEPRMDVADGRWHDLECSRTSDRLTLLVDGRPCAAVTIPPALSIANAEPLRIGGKGPGLSNDQFAGEIDNVFVDIGA; this is encoded by the coding sequence ATGTTTCGCTCCCGGCGGCGTGCCGTTCCGATCGGTGCCCTGTCCGCAACCCTCGTACTGGGCAGCCTCTTCTTCCTGACCCCCCGCGTGGTCAGCACACCCGCGGGCGCACACCCCGCGCTCGAGATCCTGCCGTCACCCACGGCCGGCGTGCTGCCCAACGCGGCCCGCTTCCCGGCGCCCGCAGACCTCAGCCGGGTCCAGACCGCCAGCGCGCCGGTCGCCCTGCGCTACGACTTCGACGACGGCGTGGGCAAGCCGATCGAGGACACCAGCGGGGAACACGAACTGCGGCCACTCGGCGAGAACGGGGGGACGCTCCGCCTCGTACCGGGCGGAACCGGTCTCGCCGTCGCCTACCCGGACCGGTGCAACCTGCCCAAGGAGCGGGAGTGCCCCCGGGCGATCCTCGAAGGGCAGCGGGACGACAGCCTCAACCCGGGCCGGCGGCCGCTGCGCTACGGCGCGTCGGTCCTGATGACCCACGGCGACCTGGCGGACGGCGCCAACGTGGTGCAGAAGGGCTACTCGGTCGGCGGGGTCAGTCAGTTCAAGCTGCAGGTCGACCACAAGCAGGGGCATCCGAGCTGCGTGATCGCCGGGAACCGGGCCCGGATCTACCGGGCTGAGCCGCGGATGGACGTGGCGGACGGGCGCTGGCACGACCTGGAGTGCAGCCGGACCTCGGACCGGCTGACCCTGCTGGTCGACGGCAGGCCCTGCGCGGCGGTGACGATCCCGCCGGCATTGTCCATCGCCAACGCCGAGCCGCTCCGCATCGGCGGCAAGGGCCCCGGCCTCTCCAACGACCAGTTCGCCGGCGAAATCGACAACGTCTTCGTCGACATCGGCGCCTGA
- a CDS encoding pyridoxamine 5'-phosphate oxidase family protein: MASWSEFAAVEPSLAAGIRALLQQYGPGMGYLATIRPDGGPRVHPISPVFAGSGLYCFLVNSPKRRDLERDPRYALHSYPPELSDDEAYLSGQAYPVRDPRTVASIADALRASPEVDWQLFELNVESATLRHHGPAGALPLAAAPLPMPISQSWRAPRKLPRKLAMVG; encoded by the coding sequence ATGGCATCCTGGTCCGAGTTCGCCGCCGTCGAGCCCTCGCTCGCCGCCGGCATCCGCGCACTCCTGCAGCAGTACGGCCCCGGCATGGGCTACCTGGCCACGATCCGCCCCGACGGCGGCCCGCGGGTGCACCCGATCTCGCCGGTCTTCGCCGGCAGCGGGCTCTACTGCTTCCTGGTCAACTCGCCGAAACGGCGCGACCTGGAGCGGGACCCGCGCTACGCGCTGCACTCCTACCCGCCGGAGCTCAGCGACGACGAGGCCTACCTGTCCGGCCAGGCCTACCCGGTCCGCGACCCGCGCACGGTCGCGTCCATCGCCGACGCCCTGCGCGCGTCCCCGGAGGTGGACTGGCAGCTCTTCGAGCTGAACGTGGAGTCGGCAACCCTGCGCCACCACGGGCCGGCCGGCGCCCTGCCGCTCGCCGCGGCCCCCCTGCCGATGCCGATCTCGCAGAGCTGGCGAGCCCCCCGCAAGTTACCCCGCAAGCTCGCCATGGTCGGCTGA
- the dcd gene encoding dCTP deaminase, which yields MLLSDRDLVSEIKAGSFALEPFEPSLIQPSSIDVRLDRFFRVFNNHLYTHIDPAEQQDDLTAEVEVEDGQPFVLHPGEFVLASTLEVITLGQQLAARLEGKSSLGRLGLLTHSTAGFIDPGFSGHVTLELSNVANLPIKLWPGMKIGQLCIFRLSSPADHPYGSSVYGSRYQGQRGPTASRSALNFRTWPTR from the coding sequence ATGCTGCTCTCCGACCGTGACCTGGTTTCCGAGATCAAGGCCGGTTCCTTCGCGCTGGAGCCCTTCGAGCCCTCGCTCATCCAGCCGTCCAGCATCGACGTACGTCTGGATCGGTTTTTCCGGGTGTTCAACAATCACCTCTACACCCACATCGATCCGGCCGAGCAGCAGGACGACCTGACCGCCGAGGTCGAGGTCGAGGACGGGCAGCCGTTCGTGCTGCACCCCGGCGAGTTCGTGCTGGCGTCCACGCTTGAGGTGATCACTCTCGGGCAGCAGCTCGCGGCTCGGCTGGAGGGCAAGAGCAGCCTGGGCCGCCTCGGCCTGCTCACGCACTCCACGGCCGGCTTCATCGACCCGGGCTTTTCCGGTCACGTCACGCTGGAGCTCTCCAATGTGGCGAATCTGCCGATCAAGCTCTGGCCGGGCATGAAGATCGGGCAATTGTGCATCTTCCGGCTGTCCAGCCCGGCCGACCACCCGTATGGTTCGTCCGTCTACGGGTCTCGCTACCAGGGCCAGCGCGGTCCGACGGCGAGCCGCTCGGCGCTCAACTTCCGGACGTGGCCGACCCGCTAG
- a CDS encoding class I SAM-dependent methyltransferase has product MSHLDRTRTAYDTVARPYATLLKDELRQNPWDRAVLAAFAEVVTGPVLDAGCGPGRLTGHLADLGLAVGGLDLSPEMIAVARETHPLLEFTVGSVLDLDLPEASLGGVVAWYSLIHTPPEELPRAFTEFHRVLAPGGHLVIAFKVGDGLRHPMMGSYGPTIELDIWWHPVGFFAGLGASAGFAEVARLERAASETEHQPQGYLMFRKP; this is encoded by the coding sequence ATGTCCCATCTGGATCGCACCCGGACGGCCTACGACACGGTCGCGCGTCCCTACGCCACGCTGCTGAAGGACGAGCTCCGGCAGAACCCCTGGGACCGTGCGGTCCTGGCCGCGTTCGCCGAGGTGGTGACCGGGCCGGTGCTGGACGCGGGCTGCGGGCCGGGCCGGCTCACCGGGCACCTCGCCGACCTCGGGCTGGCGGTCGGCGGGCTCGACCTGTCACCCGAGATGATCGCGGTGGCCCGGGAGACGCATCCGCTGCTGGAGTTCACCGTCGGCTCGGTGCTGGACCTGGACCTGCCGGAGGCCTCGCTCGGCGGCGTCGTCGCGTGGTATTCGCTGATCCACACGCCGCCGGAGGAGTTGCCGCGCGCGTTCACGGAGTTCCACCGCGTGCTCGCGCCGGGCGGCCACCTGGTCATCGCGTTCAAGGTCGGCGACGGGCTGCGGCATCCGATGATGGGCAGCTACGGCCCGACGATCGAGCTGGACATCTGGTGGCACCCGGTCGGTTTCTTCGCCGGGCTCGGCGCGTCCGCCGGGTTTGCCGAGGTCGCGCGCCTGGAACGGGCCGCATCGGAGACCGAGCACCAGCCCCAGGGTTACCTGATGTTCCGCAAACCCTGA
- a CDS encoding YcxB family protein, with the protein MVQIQIIATPDPALIAAATRRRLRTPVLVARSAGWVLLLVTALIQFVTGDLQPGLLIAGAALALAVPLVLLNRTARRSMRGGRPATYEISDGGVARSDEVGRHAYAWRAFRSVEALSGQLMFSLRGGRWVRVPTTGLSTAQVDQVLGAASAQGLRVHR; encoded by the coding sequence ATGGTGCAGATCCAGATCATCGCGACCCCCGATCCGGCGTTGATCGCGGCGGCGACCAGGCGACGGCTGCGGACCCCGGTGCTGGTGGCCCGCAGCGCCGGCTGGGTGCTGCTGCTCGTCACCGCGCTGATCCAGTTCGTCACCGGCGACCTGCAGCCCGGCCTCCTGATCGCCGGCGCGGCGCTCGCCCTGGCGGTGCCGCTGGTGCTGCTCAACCGGACCGCGCGCCGGTCGATGCGGGGTGGCCGGCCGGCCACCTACGAGATCAGCGACGGGGGTGTGGCCCGCTCGGACGAGGTGGGGCGGCACGCGTACGCCTGGCGGGCGTTCCGGAGCGTCGAGGCGCTCTCCGGCCAGCTGATGTTCAGCCTGCGCGGCGGCCGGTGGGTGCGGGTGCCGACGACCGGCCTGAGCACGGCCCAGGTGGACCAGGTGCTCGGCGCCGCCTCCGCCCAGGGTCTGCGCGTCCATCGCTGA
- a CDS encoding YciI family protein → MISTYQKPLAEVDQARDQHLTFLAGLEERGLAVTAGRQDPPVGGIILLDVDTEAEAQELIAQDPYVVQGLATYAAIGWQIGRGALAGYQRKY, encoded by the coding sequence ATGATTTCGACTTACCAGAAGCCGCTCGCCGAGGTCGACCAGGCGCGGGACCAGCACCTCACGTTCCTCGCCGGGCTGGAGGAGCGGGGCCTCGCGGTGACCGCCGGCCGGCAGGACCCGCCGGTGGGCGGGATCATCCTGCTGGACGTGGACACCGAGGCCGAGGCGCAGGAGCTGATCGCCCAGGACCCGTACGTGGTGCAGGGGCTGGCCACCTACGCCGCGATCGGCTGGCAGATCGGCCGTGGCGCGCTCGCCGGCTACCAGCGCAAATACTGA
- a CDS encoding phosphoribosyltransferase, translating to MNDDLRDRLRQGFRWTDPGPPADYLVSDRSGWWRDPAILDGVGPALADFFRAERPTVVVSPEVTGFLLGPLVARALGVGFVEAYRAGARRAIAEPMLWAEVPADHRGEIQHLGVRRELLAPDDRVLVVDDWASTGAQARGLRGLLGDRYLGTAVIVDECPPGVTAELTIRSLLTAADLEP from the coding sequence ATGAACGACGATCTCCGTGACCGTCTCCGCCAGGGTTTTCGCTGGACGGACCCGGGTCCGCCGGCCGACTATCTGGTCAGCGACCGGTCCGGCTGGTGGCGGGATCCGGCAATTCTGGACGGAGTGGGCCCGGCGCTCGCCGATTTCTTCCGGGCCGAGCGTCCCACTGTCGTGGTGTCACCCGAAGTGACCGGATTTCTGCTCGGGCCGCTCGTGGCGCGGGCGCTCGGCGTCGGGTTCGTGGAGGCGTACCGCGCCGGGGCGCGCCGGGCCATCGCGGAGCCGATGCTCTGGGCCGAGGTCCCGGCCGATCATCGAGGAGAGATTCAACATCTTGGCGTACGGCGTGAGCTGCTCGCCCCCGACGACCGCGTGCTCGTCGTCGACGACTGGGCGTCGACCGGCGCCCAGGCCCGCGGCCTGCGTGGGCTGCTCGGCGATCGGTACCTGGGGACTGCGGTGATCGTCGACGAGTGCCCGCCCGGGGTCACCGCCGAGTTGACCATCCGCAGTCTCCTGACCGCCGCCGACCTCGAGCCGTGA